From one Thermodesulfobacteriota bacterium genomic stretch:
- a CDS encoding PAS domain S-box protein, translating to MNMKLSIRWTLIFGFLGLIWGTHLLTASSSFFTSQRVLQEHARQIMANVADLAQSQSYRHLVTAQHSAELTTRMLTDGVLNHTQTESLIHYFHNQLSLYPHFAGIYVGYPNGDFFDVRRHNQKGPGGFRTKIITHHNQHKQTRLIWRNSQRQVVDQEQVSGDTYDPRVRPWYRKALKYKSTIWSDPYIFFTSQKPGITVAAPWYDKQGRLKGIVGVDLTIDRLSTFFAELEIGQNGQAFLFNRNSDMVAFPEPDKLKTKTNQAAAGSRFVKIHELEHAISRKAFTAAHLNQRPDGTIRLNVPHFGHFEHQGKTFLAMFKPFAAENWPWIIGIYMPADDYLGAIKDNRRLNIYFTLVISLLAALVALFLAKDIIKAISSLSAQAHAVEQGDLEDHWPIRSIYKELQTTADAFVRMKAGIKTMQAKYKSIFSNIQDIYYEVGIDGKILEISPSVEHIYHVKREELIGRSVYDFYKTPKKSRNLLDALEKDGRVTDYEVTMKDEAFQTVYASLNCILIRDKKKRQQKIIGSLRDITARKQVQAQLEKYRNHLEDEVKQRTADLERTNTQLRGEIEQRLETEKALRESEDKYRNILANIQEAYFEVDLAGNFTFVNDAICQITGYSEEELIGMNNREYSTPETAQRIYNKFNEIYRTGLPVDFTRYTIMGKDQKERHLEMSASLIKNAEGQAVGFRGVARDHTNRLKAENEKHKLEEQLQHAQRMKAIGTLAGGIAHDFNNLLMAIQGNISTLLIKNWQDTGLQENLKVIEQCVASGADLTRQLLGFARGGKYDARPIDLNDTVRHTAQMFGRTRKEIEIHQDLTKHAWAVEADRSQIEQVMMNLYLNAAHAMSGSGNIFLKTTNMNCDEPYVRAHGVPSGKYVKVSVKDNGCGMDEEVMRRIFEPFFTTRQMSRGTGLGLASVFGIVKNHHGFIDVESQPGQGTTFNIYLPVSEKELSAEG from the coding sequence ATGAATATGAAACTTTCCATTCGCTGGACACTGATTTTTGGATTTCTGGGTTTGATTTGGGGGACCCATTTATTAACCGCTTCATCTTCGTTTTTTACCTCTCAGCGTGTCCTACAGGAACATGCCCGTCAAATTATGGCAAACGTGGCCGATCTGGCTCAAAGCCAGTCCTATCGACATTTAGTTACCGCCCAACACTCTGCAGAATTGACCACCCGAATGCTGACCGACGGTGTGCTGAATCATACCCAAACTGAGTCCCTGATCCATTATTTTCACAATCAACTGAGCCTTTATCCCCATTTTGCCGGTATTTATGTAGGGTATCCCAATGGTGATTTTTTTGATGTCCGACGCCACAATCAAAAAGGTCCGGGTGGATTTCGCACTAAAATAATTACCCATCACAACCAGCATAAACAAACCAGGCTGATCTGGCGCAATAGCCAAAGACAAGTGGTTGATCAGGAACAGGTTTCTGGTGACACCTATGATCCCCGCGTCCGCCCCTGGTACCGTAAGGCGCTAAAATACAAGAGTACCATCTGGTCCGACCCCTATATATTCTTTACCTCTCAAAAACCCGGCATTACCGTAGCTGCCCCCTGGTATGACAAGCAGGGAAGACTTAAAGGGATTGTCGGAGTCGATCTTACCATTGACCGGTTGTCCACTTTTTTTGCCGAACTGGAAATCGGTCAAAACGGCCAGGCCTTTCTGTTTAACCGTAACTCCGATATGGTTGCATTCCCTGAGCCGGATAAACTTAAAACCAAAACAAACCAAGCGGCTGCCGGCAGCCGATTTGTAAAAATACATGAATTGGAGCACGCCATTAGCCGAAAGGCATTTACAGCCGCACACCTTAATCAGCGTCCGGACGGTACCATCCGGCTGAATGTGCCGCATTTCGGCCACTTTGAACACCAGGGAAAGACCTTTCTGGCCATGTTTAAACCCTTTGCCGCGGAGAACTGGCCCTGGATTATCGGTATTTATATGCCCGCGGACGACTATTTAGGTGCCATCAAAGACAACCGTCGTTTAAACATATATTTCACCCTTGTCATTTCCCTGTTGGCCGCGTTAGTGGCTTTGTTTTTAGCCAAAGACATCATCAAAGCGATTTCAAGTCTTTCCGCTCAAGCCCACGCCGTCGAGCAAGGGGATTTGGAAGACCATTGGCCGATCCGGTCGATTTATAAAGAGCTCCAAACCACGGCCGACGCCTTTGTCCGCATGAAAGCAGGGATAAAAACAATGCAGGCCAAGTACAAAAGCATTTTTAGCAATATTCAGGACATCTATTATGAAGTCGGTATTGATGGCAAGATATTGGAAATCAGCCCGTCGGTGGAGCATATTTATCACGTCAAACGGGAAGAGTTGATCGGTCGATCTGTGTATGATTTTTACAAAACACCCAAAAAGAGCAGAAATCTATTGGATGCCCTGGAAAAAGACGGGCGGGTGACAGATTACGAAGTCACCATGAAAGATGAGGCTTTCCAAACCGTTTACGCGTCACTTAACTGCATTTTAATTCGCGACAAAAAGAAAAGGCAGCAAAAAATTATCGGCTCCTTGCGCGACATTACCGCACGCAAGCAGGTGCAGGCCCAGCTGGAAAAATATCGGAATCACCTGGAAGATGAAGTTAAACAGCGTACTGCGGATCTTGAACGTACCAACACACAACTGCGTGGCGAAATCGAACAGCGTCTGGAAACGGAAAAGGCCCTCAGGGAAAGTGAGGATAAATACCGAAATATATTGGCAAACATTCAAGAAGCTTATTTTGAAGTTGATTTGGCCGGCAATTTTACATTTGTCAACGATGCGATCTGCCAAATTACCGGGTATTCCGAGGAAGAGCTGATCGGTATGAACAACCGGGAGTACTCCACTCCTGAGACGGCTCAGCGGATCTATAATAAATTCAATGAAATTTATAGAACCGGGCTGCCGGTGGACTTTACCCGTTATACCATCATGGGGAAAGACCAGAAGGAACGTCATCTGGAGATGTCCGCGTCTCTGATTAAAAATGCAGAGGGGCAAGCTGTGGGTTTTAGGGGTGTTGCCCGGGATCACACCAATCGGTTAAAGGCCGAAAATGAAAAACACAAACTGGAAGAACAGCTTCAACATGCCCAGCGCATGAAGGCCATCGGTACTTTGGCCGGTGGGATTGCCCATGATTTTAACAATCTGCTGATGGCCATTCAGGGAAATATATCTACCTTGTTGATAAAAAACTGGCAGGATACAGGTTTGCAGGAAAATCTTAAAGTCATTGAACAGTGCGTCGCCAGCGGGGCCGATTTAACCCGACAGTTGCTTGGATTTGCCCGTGGCGGGAAATATGATGCCCGCCCCATCGACCTGAACGATACTGTGCGGCATACCGCCCAGATGTTCGGCCGGACCCGTAAAGAGATTGAGATCCATCAAGATCTAACCAAACATGCATGGGCGGTAGAAGCGGATCGCAGCCAAATTGAACAGGTGATGATGAACCTTTATCTCAATGCCGCCCACGCGATGTCCGGCAGCGGAAACATATTCCTGAAAACAACCAATATGAATTGTGATGAACCATATGTTCGGGCCCATGGTGTGCCTTCCGGCAAATATGTAAAAGTGTCTGTAAAAGATAACGGTTGTGGGATGGATGAAGAGGTCATGCGTCGTATTTTCGAACCTTTTTTCACCACCAGGCAAATGAGCCGCGGGACCGGGTTGGGATTGGCATCGGTTTTTGGTATTGTCAAAAATCACCATGGCTTTATTGACGTTGAAAGTCAGCCGGGTCAAGGAACGACTTTTAATATATACCTCCCTGTCAGCGAAAAAGAGCTGTCGGCTGAGGGTTAA
- a CDS encoding Rrf2 family transcriptional regulator → MRLTRAGEYGVRCILFLAGNRPGKVVGRIEIARAMDIPKQFLGKIAQQLARAGFIEIIQGAHGGYRLLLSPEKLTLLDVVEAVTGEIFLTDCVMRPESCFRSPGCFIHRVWEKARKQLRETLKEATFAKMLEEETCVFPVTSPELYKKNTIKEDIF, encoded by the coding sequence GTGAGGCTTACAAGAGCAGGTGAATATGGTGTCCGCTGTATCCTTTTTCTGGCTGGAAACAGACCCGGGAAGGTGGTGGGGCGCATAGAGATTGCCAGGGCCATGGATATACCGAAACAGTTCTTAGGCAAAATCGCCCAGCAGTTGGCCAGGGCTGGGTTTATCGAAATTATTCAGGGGGCACACGGAGGATACCGGCTTTTGTTATCACCCGAAAAATTAACGCTGTTGGACGTGGTTGAAGCGGTCACCGGGGAAATCTTTTTAACTGACTGTGTGATGCGGCCGGAATCCTGTTTCAGGAGTCCGGGGTGCTTCATTCATCGTGTATGGGAAAAGGCCAGGAAACAGCTGAGGGAAACCCTCAAGGAGGCCACCTTCGCTAAAATGCTGGAAGAGGAAACTTGCGTCTTTCCGGTAACATCGCCTGAACTATATAAGAAAAATACAATCAAGGAAGATATTTTTTAA